One genomic segment of Paenibacillus xylanexedens includes these proteins:
- a CDS encoding cyclase family protein, with product MSNELIQAIQLLKEKKWVDLTHTFGPDSPHFSAFEAAQFDTLFDHDQGFYAQSFKFPGQYGTHLDAPIHFVRDTRYLDELGLKELVLPLVVIDQSAEVENNPDFTLDVEHILEFEREHGVIEAGSFVALRTDWSKRWPNHETFDNKDAEGNSHAPGWSVSALMFLFEERKVQAIGHETFDTDSAVDYQKNGALLAEYYVLAQNTYQVELLTNLDQVPAKGAVIFNIVPKAEKASGFPVRSFAILP from the coding sequence ATGTCCAACGAACTCATTCAAGCCATTCAATTGTTAAAAGAAAAGAAATGGGTAGATCTGACCCATACGTTTGGACCGGACTCTCCGCATTTTTCAGCTTTTGAGGCAGCACAATTCGATACACTGTTTGATCACGATCAAGGTTTCTATGCCCAGAGCTTCAAGTTCCCGGGTCAATACGGGACACATCTTGATGCGCCGATCCACTTCGTTCGGGATACCCGGTATCTGGATGAACTAGGTTTGAAGGAGCTTGTGCTCCCGCTTGTGGTCATTGACCAGTCTGCCGAAGTAGAGAACAATCCGGATTTCACACTGGATGTAGAGCATATTCTTGAATTTGAAAGAGAGCATGGCGTGATTGAAGCTGGAAGCTTTGTAGCCTTACGTACAGACTGGAGCAAACGCTGGCCTAACCATGAAACATTTGATAACAAGGATGCGGAGGGCAACAGTCATGCACCCGGATGGTCGGTTAGTGCGCTTATGTTTTTATTTGAGGAGAGAAAAGTACAAGCCATAGGGCATGAAACCTTTGACACGGATTCGGCCGTGGATTATCAGAAGAATGGGGCACTTCTGGCAGAATATTATGTACTTGCCCAGAATACATACCAGGTCGAGCTGTTAACAAACCTGGATCAAGTGCCGGCTAAAGGCGCTGTTATTTTCAATATTGTACCGAAGGCGGAGAAAGCTTCTGGTTTTCCAGTCCGGTCTTTTGCCATTCTGCCGTAA
- the pyrH gene encoding UMP kinase, which yields MSRYKRVLVKLSGGAVAGNSEFGFEPERLDQIADEIMSIVNLGVEVSLVIGGGNIFRGNMAESWGIERAEADNIGTLATVVNSLMLRGVLKAKTKKEVRVMTAIPITSVAEPYIRLKAIHHLEKGYIVIFAGGNGQPYVTTDYPSVQRAIEVNCDALLVAKQGVDGVLNADPKFDKNAKKFRSLHYNDVLEHNLKVMDQSAFILARDYNLPMHVFNFDKPGSMKEICEGKNNGTIISGESILELE from the coding sequence TTGTCAAGGTATAAAAGAGTTCTCGTTAAGCTAAGTGGCGGAGCAGTCGCCGGAAACTCTGAATTTGGTTTTGAACCGGAAAGATTGGACCAAATCGCTGATGAAATTATGTCAATAGTAAACTTAGGAGTTGAAGTATCATTAGTTATTGGTGGGGGGAATATTTTTCGAGGTAATATGGCGGAAAGCTGGGGAATAGAAAGGGCAGAAGCTGACAACATTGGAACACTTGCGACTGTAGTAAATAGTTTAATGCTTCGTGGAGTTCTTAAAGCCAAGACCAAAAAGGAAGTACGGGTAATGACCGCTATACCTATTACTTCAGTTGCAGAACCATACATCCGTCTAAAAGCAATTCACCACCTAGAAAAAGGCTATATTGTAATTTTTGCAGGAGGGAACGGTCAACCTTACGTTACAACAGACTATCCTTCAGTACAAAGAGCCATCGAGGTTAATTGTGACGCTTTATTAGTTGCAAAGCAAGGTGTTGATGGTGTTCTTAATGCAGACCCTAAATTTGATAAAAATGCAAAGAAATTTCGTTCGCTTCATTACAACGACGTTTTAGAACACAACTTAAAGGTAATGGACCAATCAGCTTTCATTTTGGCAAGAGACTACAATTTGCCAATGCATGTGTTTAACTTCGATAAACCAGGTTCGATGAAAGAAATCTGTGAGGGTAAGAATAATGGTACGATAATTAGTGGCGAATCAATTTTAGAGTTGGAATGA
- a CDS encoding GNAT family N-acetyltransferase, with amino-acid sequence MEYSIRLAEKEDIRVLLDVRNNKDLFTTYLNQQEKKEVYLLVAEMDRSTILGFGLLKLNSYLSPKLSDLYVNENYRGNGIGSGLIRHREKLARKLGYSEIFVSVDPIGNPKMIKLITKLGYNRITEPYSRAALFHNEDGTTYEKTYTRVDWKRSLN; translated from the coding sequence ATGGAGTACAGTATACGCTTGGCAGAGAAAGAAGATATCAGAGTTTTACTTGATGTGAGAAATAACAAGGATTTATTTACAACGTATTTGAATCAACAAGAAAAAAAGGAAGTGTATCTCCTTGTTGCTGAAATGGATAGATCAACAATTTTGGGGTTCGGTCTTCTGAAACTTAATAGTTACTTATCACCCAAATTGAGTGACTTATATGTAAATGAAAATTATCGTGGCAATGGTATTGGTTCCGGTTTAATTAGACATCGTGAAAAACTTGCAAGGAAACTCGGCTATTCTGAAATATTCGTTAGTGTTGACCCAATTGGGAATCCGAAAATGATAAAGCTTATAACCAAGCTTGGATATAATAGAATTACTGAACCATACTCAAGAGCAGCTCTATTCCACAATGAAGACGGGACAACATATGAGAAAACTTATACAAGGGTTGATTGGAAGAGGTCATTGAACTAA